A stretch of DNA from Telopea speciosissima isolate NSW1024214 ecotype Mountain lineage chromosome 5, Tspe_v1, whole genome shotgun sequence:
CTCTTCTCCCTTTTAAACTAGTGCTGTTCTGCTCTATGGTGAAGGAAGCACCACATAGCATACTATGGTGCTTCTGAATTGCAAATAAATGATTCTACATCATTGTTAAGTAACCACCTAAAATTTGGGTGACATCCTCTCTTATAAGGGGCATTTTGGCCAACAAAGTTCTGGATATTTTTTATGAACACCAAGTGGTTACCTAACTACCCAGTGACTtttacacacacacaagaagagagagagagagagagagagtaggtaTAAATCATGGGTTCACAGTTGCTTTTAATCCTTCAAACATAATCCCATAATAGTGTATTTACtcaaataagaaatttaaacctCTTTGATGATAAGTCTACATTGTTTGCAGTGTCATACTTCTTCCTATAGCCATCACATTCTACATCACTTGGTGGTTCATTCACTTTGTAGATGGATTCTTCTCCCCAATCTACCATCATCTGGGGATCAATACATTTGGTACGTGCATTCCATCAGCCTAACAATATCAAATTTTCCAATACAAGGTTGCAATTTATATAGTCCTCCAAATGAGACCTTATTCTAacaataataatttataatatttAAGAATTTAAAGTCATAATGAAAATTTCATTCAGACAGTAATAATTTCTAAATATTTCATTATTCATAAGTAATTCAGGGTCATGTAATTAGTTGCATTTTGGTGCATTATCTTGGTTTAGAAGAACCATTATTATGGCTCCGTTAGGTTGCAAGGaaaggaagtgaaatcaaatcaataccAAAGTGgtaacttttgtaatcattaccttaCATGATAGTGTAACCAACTCCAAAACATACCAAATTTGGTTATTAATTTCAGTTTACTTTGCCGTTAAAttcctttgatttgaaaaaataaattttacattTGGAAATTTTATTTACCAAATATGGTACGAGTTTTAATCTGGTTATACAATAATTGATTAcaaaactttcctttttcttttaagaaaTGATTTCACTTCCTTCtacttgcaagttgcaaccaaacagagcctcgATGACTACAAGTGGGGTAGAAAAGACATACATGGATATGGCAAGTGGATGGTTGGATGGATAACCAAATTGTTGGCCTATGGTCTGTCATTTAGGGCACAGATCACTCCAATGTGATGTAAAGCAGCGTAGTCATGGTCTTTAACATAATCATTATCAACTCACCTTCCTAAGATTCTATCAGTTAAATGAAAAAGATTGTATTTGGTACAATCTGCACTCTCAGAAATGTGGACCTTTTGGGTATACCTTTATCTTGCTTATAATATGGTCAATTTACAGGTCTTGGATTCATCACTTCAATCACTTTTATCTTCTTAATTGGTGTGTTCATGTCTTCATGGTTGGGAGCTTCTGTTCTTGGTTTGGGTGAATGGTTCATTAAGAAAATGCCATTCATAAGTTACATTTATTCTGCCTCAAAGCAAATAAGTGCAGCAGTATCACCAGGTGAATATATTCAATTTTCTCCATAATCTGAACTTGTAATACTATAGTCTGGAACATTATATAGCACTGTTGCAGATCAGAACTCCCATGCCTTCAAGGAAGTGGCTATCATAAAACATCCACGTGTTGGAGAATATGCCTTTGCCTTCATCACATCAACAGTGATCCTCCAGATGAGTGATGGCGAAGAGGAGCTTTGCTGTGTTTTTGTACCCTCAAACCACCTATATGTTGGAGATGTTTTTCTCATCAGCTCAAAGGATATTATGAGGCCAAATTTATCTGTACGAGAAGGGATTGGTGAGAGTCTAAGCCAATCTATGATAATGGGTCTTATCCAACTTTTGGATTCTAACAttagtttggttttttggttttgcaCATGGTGCAGAAATTGTAATTTCTGGTGGAGTGTCGGTACCTCAAATAATAACTACAGTTGATGCAAAAGCCATTCGGTCCGCAAGAGTTGTCAGGAATCCAGTATTCAAAGTTCCATCAGTCTGATGGTATCTGCAAATAGTGAAccttcttcatttgtttttatcCTCTAGAAAACATGATTTGTTGGTCATTGGTAACATGTGACAAAGTCCTGCATCTGTGAATCTGAATATTAACAGTACTAGATGACCAGTTATGAAGGATCAACTTACCAGAAGGAATCGAAACACAAGGCCATTGGATATTTGGATCAGAGTTCATTGGAGTACCTTGGCAGTTCTCATGACTCAAAACATCCAATTTTGTCATGAttctccttttctccctttatttatttatttatttttttcggtTTTAAATTGTAAAGTCTTGATCACAGGAGTACCTAGGCATTCTGTGACTGGAAAACATCCATCTAATTTTTACCATTATTTTCTGTAGCTTACTAATTggtagaataaaagaaaaacctcTCACAAAATTAACTTGACAGCCATTCTATATGGTAGATTacatttccatattttt
This window harbors:
- the LOC122661055 gene encoding protein LIKE COV 1-like; amino-acid sequence: MATRERERDRELLIPVAGGIAEDGGGSKSSSSRPTSPPVSLSHHTGREAFYKVIRSWASKKFMTGCVILLPIAITFYITWWFIHFVDGFFSPIYHHLGINTFGLGFITSITFIFLIGVFMSSWLGASVLGLGEWFIKKMPFISYIYSASKQISAAVSPDQNSHAFKEVAIIKHPRVGEYAFAFITSTVILQMSDGEEELCCVFVPSNHLYVGDVFLISSKDIMRPNLSVREGIEIVISGGVSVPQIITTVDAKAIRSARVVRNPVFKVPSV